A stretch of DNA from Mesotoga infera:
GCGCTCGAATCTAACCCTTTTCACCAAAGAGACCGTTTCTTCATATTCTTCTTCAGTCTCCCCAGGAAATCCAATGATGAGATCTGTACTGAGAGTCGCATTGGGTATTCCGCTCTTCACGCGGTCAATCAGATCAAGGTAGTATTCACTGGTGTAGCCCCTGTTCATTGTTTTGAGAATTCTATTGCTTCCCGATTGAACAGGAAGGTGAATTGAGCGCGATATCTTATCGGATGACGCAATTACGTCAATCAACTCGTTGCTGAAGTCTCTTGGGTATGAAGTGAGAAACCAGATTCTCTCAATTCCGTCTATCTTCGTCGTCTCTCTTATAAGCTCTGCAAGTGTAGACCCATCCTTCAAGTCCTTTCCGTATGAATCGACATTTTGTCCAAGGTAAGTTATTTCTCTATAACCTTTTTCGACAAGTCCCCTTGCCTCCGAAAGGATGTCGTTCATGTTCCTGCTCTTTTCTCTGCCCCTTGTATAGGGAACGATACAGTATGAGCAGAATTTGTTGCATCCAAATATTATGGTTATCCATGCGTGATGCGAGCTAGTCCTAATTCTTGGAGTATCCGAATCGAGTTCATCGATGAAGTCGCCCATCTCAGTGAATCTCTCACCCGACTCCGCTCTTCCGAGCAATTCATCTACTTT
This window harbors:
- the miaB gene encoding tRNA (N6-isopentenyl adenosine(37)-C2)-methylthiotransferase MiaB, whose amino-acid sequence is MKVAFRTFGCQMNINDTEAMMGVLSKAGYEIAVDEEDADAVIVNTCAVRAKSEDKLYGKLGQLKAMKKRKGRLIVGVCGCVAEKNAVELLTHKEVDFVFGTRSITKVDELLGRAESGERFTEMGDFIDELDSDTPRIRTSSHHAWITIIFGCNKFCSYCIVPYTRGREKSRNMNDILSEARGLVEKGYREITYLGQNVDSYGKDLKDGSTLAELIRETTKIDGIERIWFLTSYPRDFSNELIDVIASSDKISRSIHLPVQSGSNRILKTMNRGYTSEYYLDLIDRVKSGIPNATLSTDLIIGFPGETEEEYEETVSLVKRVRFERINLAMYSPREGTLSAEKMKDDVPQEVKTRRLNDLLAIQKHINREENEKYLDRIIDVIGEGKIKGDGKIYGRTMNNKIVIYEAQPELIGKSVKIRIERVSAGPLYGEIVRVG